The Daucus carota subsp. sativus chromosome 2, DH1 v3.0, whole genome shotgun sequence genome includes a window with the following:
- the LOC108206099 gene encoding small ribosomal subunit protein uS17, which produces MAEQTEKAFLKQPKVFLCSKKSGKGKRPGKGGNRFYKSVGLGFKTPREAIEGTYIDKKCPFTGDVSIRGRILAGTCHSAKMMRTIIVRRNYLHYVKKYQRYEKRHSNIPAHISPCFRVKEGDHVIIGQCRPLSKTVRFNVLKVIPAGSSGGGKKAFTGI; this is translated from the exons ATGGCAGAACAA ACTGAAAAGGCGTTTCTTAAGCAGCCCAAAGTCTTCCTCTG CTCGAAGAAGTCTGGCAAGGGAAAGAGGCCAGGGAAGGGAGGGAATCGATTCTACAAGAGTGTCGGTCTCGGCTTCAAGACTCCCCGAGAGGCTATCGAag GGACATACATTGACAAGAAATGCCCTTTCACCGGAGATGTATCAATTAGAGGCCGTATTCTTGCCGGTACCTGTCACAGTGCTAAAATGATGAGGACCATCATTGTTCGACGCAACTACCTGCATTATGTTAAGAAATACCAGAG GTATGAGAAGAGACACTCAAACATTCCAGCTCACATCTCTCCATGCTTTCGTGTGAAGGAGGGTGACCATGTTATTATTGGCCAGTGCAG GCCATTGTCAAAGACTGTGAGATTTAATGTGCTGAAAGTGATTCCAGCTGGATCTTCAGGCGGTGGGAAAAAAGCTTTTACCGGGATTTAA
- the LOC108209703 gene encoding ubiquitin-like domain-containing protein CIP73 isoform X2, which yields MGSTGGEESMPSGSSAAPCSEATVEIKIKTLDSQTYTMRVDKSVPVPALKEQIASVTGIVSEQQRLICRGKVLKDDTLLSAYHVEDGHTLHLVVRQPIPPSSESLPDHPATDSMPSAEHSHGASVLVGTFNISDQGDGALPDLGRIVSAVLSSFGVTDVGSGGEGANMQVPGLERLSQGFRSSSRQQYNHTAPAAGEFPTPLVFSANPMQPPVIPDSLTTLSQYLNRLRQELSANVGEQNNPSQAANNHASDVRSASGTSGSAPMHGAGGLPTPASLAELILSTRQFLSEQAGESLLQLTRQIEDHTTVTNPVERMGIQSNALRVGALMQNLGALLLELGRTTMTLRIGQTPVEAVVNAGPAVFISTSGPNPIMVQPLPFQPGASFGAVPMGTAAHAGSGLSGGSSGSGFLPRNIDIRIRTGPGEQTPGQSVGQTNQTSLGTENAVNQAPSGTNGSSSTIRHSGVRVVPLRTVVSAVPATGGRAPTSLGSMGLIYPVLARVHHGHSGNSNSNRGQSSDELPHGAETYQQTNSNVATHQQSDVPGADEIRGSLDQFFRTMLANEQIHDINFQGMSTAPVNGNVEATNASNTQASSEVGDEGTFLSNLLRQIMPIVSQNTSETNNSSVEGDIEDGNPRVSSTSADEDNSGRGSSRQREHSEDSVWKSSKRQKKE from the exons ATGGGAAGTACCGGTGGTGAAGAGAGCATGCCATCTGGGAGCAGTGCAGCTCCATGTTCCGAGGCAACTGTAGAGATAAAGATAAAGACACTGGATTCTCAAACATACACAATGCGAGTGGACAAATCT GTACCGGTACCTGCTTTAAAGGAACAGATTGCTTCCGTTACTGGTATAGTGTCTGAACAACAACGCCTAATATGCCGAGGAAAGGTACTGAAGGATGATACACTCTTGTCAGCTTATC ATGTTGAAGATGGGCACACATTGCACCTGGTTGTGAGACAACCTATTCCTCCATCATCTGAAAGCTTACCTGATCATCCAG CAACTGATTCAATGCCAAGTGCTGAGCATAGTCATGGTGCCAGTGTGCTAGTTGGAACTTTTAATATATCTGATCAAGGCGATGGAGCTCTTCCGGATCTTGGTCGG ATTGTCTCTGCAGTTCTAAGTTCTTTTGGAGTTACAGATGTTGGAAGTGGCGGTGAAGGGGCGAACATGCAA GTACCTGGGCTAGAAAGGCTCTCACAAGGCTTCAGAAGTTCTAGCAGACAACAATATAATCATACTGCTCCAGCAGCGGGTGAATTTCCAACTCCACTTGTATTTTCTGCAAACCCTATGCAGCCACCA GTGATTCCTGATTCCTTAACAACTTTGTCCCAGTATTTGAACCGTTTGAGGCAAGAATTGAGCGCCAATG TGGGTGAGCAGAACAATCCATCTCAAGCTGCAAATAATCATGCTAGTGATGTGCGAAGTGCAAGTGGTACATCAGGTTCTGCACCTATGCATGGAGCTGGAGGGCTTCCAACACCAGCATCCCTCGCAGAATTAATACTTTCTACTAGACAATTCCTCAGTGAACAAGCTGGGGAATCCTTATTG CAACTTACAAGGCAGATTGAGGATCATACAACTGTAACTAATCCTGTTGAGCGGATGGGAATTCAATCCAATGCTTTGAGAGTGGGAGCTCTTATGCAAAACTTGGGTGCTTTGCTGCTCGAGCTTGGTCGTACAACTATGACACTTAGGATAGGCCAAACACCG GTTGAAGCTGTTGTAAATGCGGGACCTGCTGTTTTTATATCTACATCTGGTCCAAATCCTATAATGGTTCAG CCACTTCCGTTTCAACCTGGAGCAAGTTTTGGGGCTGTTCCTATGGGAACTGCTGCACATGCTGGGTCTGGACTATCTGGTGGATCAAGTGGTTCTGGTTTTCTTCCAAGGAACATTGATATCAGGATACGTACAG GACCCGGGGAACAGACACCTGGACAGTCTGTAGGGCAAACCAATCAAACAAGTCTTGGCACTGAAAATGCTGTAAATCAAGCCCCTTCAGGCACCAATGGGAGTTCATCTACTATCAGACACTCTGGTGTAAGGGTAGTTCCCCTCAGGACTGTTGTATCTGCAGTTCCTGCTACTGGTGGGCGTGCACCTACTTCTCTTGGCTCTATGGGGTTAATCTATCCTGTGCTTGCCAGAGTTCACCATGGACATTCTGGAAATTCAAATAGTAATAGAGGTCAATCATCTGATGAACTTCCTCATGGTGCTGAGACATACCAGCAGACAAATTCTAATGTTGCCACACATCAGCAATCTGATGTCCCTGGAGCAGATG AAATTCGTGGCAGCCTTGATCAGTTTTTCAGGACTATGTTAGCTAATGAGCAGATTCATGACATTAATTTTCAAGGAATGAGCACAGCACCTGTTAATGGGAATGTGGAAGCAACTAATGCTTCTAATACTCAAGCATCATCAGAAGTGGGTGACGAAGGGACTTTCTTGTCTAATTTGCTACGTCAGATCATGCCTATTGTATCTCAAAATACAAGTGAGACGAACAATTCATCTGTTGAGGGAGACATAGAAGATGGGAACCCACGAGTTTCGTCAACTAGT GCTGATGAGGATAATTCTGGCAGGGGATCCTCACGTCAACGTGAACATAGTGAAGACTCAGTTTGGAAAAGCTCAAAGAGACAAAAG AAAGAGTGA
- the LOC108209703 gene encoding ubiquitin-like domain-containing protein CIP73 isoform X1 — MGSTGGEESMPSGSSAAPCSEATVEIKIKTLDSQTYTMRVDKSVPVPALKEQIASVTGIVSEQQRLICRGKVLKDDTLLSAYHVEDGHTLHLVVRQPIPPSSESLPDHPATDSMPSAEHSHGASVLVGTFNISDQGDGALPDLGRIVSAVLSSFGVTDVGSGGEGANMQVPGLERLSQGFRSSSRQQYNHTAPAAGEFPTPLVFSANPMQPPVIPDSLTTLSQYLNRLRQELSANVGEQNNPSQAANNHASDVRSASGTSGSAPMHGAGGLPTPASLAELILSTRQFLSEQAGESLLQLTRQIEDHTTVTNPVERMGIQSNALRVGALMQNLGALLLELGRTTMTLRIGQTPVEAVVNAGPAVFISTSGPNPIMVQPLPFQPGASFGAVPMGTAAHAGSGLSGGSSGSGFLPRNIDIRIRTGSSMPSSGSGPGEQTPGQSVGQTNQTSLGTENAVNQAPSGTNGSSSTIRHSGVRVVPLRTVVSAVPATGGRAPTSLGSMGLIYPVLARVHHGHSGNSNSNRGQSSDELPHGAETYQQTNSNVATHQQSDVPGADEIRGSLDQFFRTMLANEQIHDINFQGMSTAPVNGNVEATNASNTQASSEVGDEGTFLSNLLRQIMPIVSQNTSETNNSSVEGDIEDGNPRVSSTSADEDNSGRGSSRQREHSEDSVWKSSKRQKKE; from the exons ATGGGAAGTACCGGTGGTGAAGAGAGCATGCCATCTGGGAGCAGTGCAGCTCCATGTTCCGAGGCAACTGTAGAGATAAAGATAAAGACACTGGATTCTCAAACATACACAATGCGAGTGGACAAATCT GTACCGGTACCTGCTTTAAAGGAACAGATTGCTTCCGTTACTGGTATAGTGTCTGAACAACAACGCCTAATATGCCGAGGAAAGGTACTGAAGGATGATACACTCTTGTCAGCTTATC ATGTTGAAGATGGGCACACATTGCACCTGGTTGTGAGACAACCTATTCCTCCATCATCTGAAAGCTTACCTGATCATCCAG CAACTGATTCAATGCCAAGTGCTGAGCATAGTCATGGTGCCAGTGTGCTAGTTGGAACTTTTAATATATCTGATCAAGGCGATGGAGCTCTTCCGGATCTTGGTCGG ATTGTCTCTGCAGTTCTAAGTTCTTTTGGAGTTACAGATGTTGGAAGTGGCGGTGAAGGGGCGAACATGCAA GTACCTGGGCTAGAAAGGCTCTCACAAGGCTTCAGAAGTTCTAGCAGACAACAATATAATCATACTGCTCCAGCAGCGGGTGAATTTCCAACTCCACTTGTATTTTCTGCAAACCCTATGCAGCCACCA GTGATTCCTGATTCCTTAACAACTTTGTCCCAGTATTTGAACCGTTTGAGGCAAGAATTGAGCGCCAATG TGGGTGAGCAGAACAATCCATCTCAAGCTGCAAATAATCATGCTAGTGATGTGCGAAGTGCAAGTGGTACATCAGGTTCTGCACCTATGCATGGAGCTGGAGGGCTTCCAACACCAGCATCCCTCGCAGAATTAATACTTTCTACTAGACAATTCCTCAGTGAACAAGCTGGGGAATCCTTATTG CAACTTACAAGGCAGATTGAGGATCATACAACTGTAACTAATCCTGTTGAGCGGATGGGAATTCAATCCAATGCTTTGAGAGTGGGAGCTCTTATGCAAAACTTGGGTGCTTTGCTGCTCGAGCTTGGTCGTACAACTATGACACTTAGGATAGGCCAAACACCG GTTGAAGCTGTTGTAAATGCGGGACCTGCTGTTTTTATATCTACATCTGGTCCAAATCCTATAATGGTTCAG CCACTTCCGTTTCAACCTGGAGCAAGTTTTGGGGCTGTTCCTATGGGAACTGCTGCACATGCTGGGTCTGGACTATCTGGTGGATCAAGTGGTTCTGGTTTTCTTCCAAGGAACATTGATATCAGGATACGTACAG GTTCATCAATGCCCTCATCTGGTTCAGGACCCGGGGAACAGACACCTGGACAGTCTGTAGGGCAAACCAATCAAACAAGTCTTGGCACTGAAAATGCTGTAAATCAAGCCCCTTCAGGCACCAATGGGAGTTCATCTACTATCAGACACTCTGGTGTAAGGGTAGTTCCCCTCAGGACTGTTGTATCTGCAGTTCCTGCTACTGGTGGGCGTGCACCTACTTCTCTTGGCTCTATGGGGTTAATCTATCCTGTGCTTGCCAGAGTTCACCATGGACATTCTGGAAATTCAAATAGTAATAGAGGTCAATCATCTGATGAACTTCCTCATGGTGCTGAGACATACCAGCAGACAAATTCTAATGTTGCCACACATCAGCAATCTGATGTCCCTGGAGCAGATG AAATTCGTGGCAGCCTTGATCAGTTTTTCAGGACTATGTTAGCTAATGAGCAGATTCATGACATTAATTTTCAAGGAATGAGCACAGCACCTGTTAATGGGAATGTGGAAGCAACTAATGCTTCTAATACTCAAGCATCATCAGAAGTGGGTGACGAAGGGACTTTCTTGTCTAATTTGCTACGTCAGATCATGCCTATTGTATCTCAAAATACAAGTGAGACGAACAATTCATCTGTTGAGGGAGACATAGAAGATGGGAACCCACGAGTTTCGTCAACTAGT GCTGATGAGGATAATTCTGGCAGGGGATCCTCACGTCAACGTGAACATAGTGAAGACTCAGTTTGGAAAAGCTCAAAGAGACAAAAG AAAGAGTGA
- the LOC108209775 gene encoding ATP synthase gamma chain 2, chloroplastic-like produces MYASSKSSFLNTHHLFLQFQPDPIHILAHAPHSKAPSIRCGLREIKKRIDTVKNTQKITEAMKLVAAAKVRRAQEAVINGRPFSETLAQVLYDINEQAQLEDVDVPLTNVRPVKKVALVVVSGDRGLCGGFNNGVFRKAETRIAELKNFGLECSLISVGKKGNLYFGRRDCEVLDRCIVGSGGFPNVKDAQVIADEVFSLFVSEEVDKVEILYTKFVSLIKSSPVIQTLLPISAKGDVCDANGICVDASEDEFFRLTTKEGKLTVERDRLGVSGTGLLPNMQFEQDPVQILDAMMPLYLNSQILKALQESLASELAARMNAMSNATENAIELKKELSNKYNRERQAKITNEILEIVAGAEAML; encoded by the coding sequence ATGTATGCCTCTTCTAAATCATCTTTTCTCAACACCCATCATTTGTTTTTACAATTTCAACCCGACCCGATTCACATTCTTGCCCATGCTCCGCACTCAAAAGCTCCATCAATTCGATGTGGTCTCAGAGAAATCAAGAAACGTATAGACACAGTGAAAAATACCCAGAAAATTACAGAGGCAATGAAGCTTGTTGCTGCAGCTAAAGTTAGAAGGGCCCAAGAAGCTGTTATTAATGGTAGGCCTTTTTCTGAAACCCTAGCTCAAGTTTTATATGATATCAATGAACAAGCACAGTTAGAAGATGTTGATGTTCCTTTAACTAATGTTAGGCCTGTTAAGAAAGTTGCCCTTGTTGTTGTTTCGGGTGATCGGGGTTTATGTGGAGGGTTTAATAATGGCGTTTTTAGGAAAGCTGAGACGAGGATCGCGGAACTTAAGAATTTTGGTTTGGAGTGTAGTTTGATTAGTGTTGGGAAAAAGGGTAATTTGTATTTTGGTAGGAGGGATTGTGAGGTTTTGGATAGGTGCATTGTGGGTAGTGGTGGTTTCCCGAATGTGAAAGATGCTCAAGTTATTGCTGATGAGGTTTTTTCGTTGTTTGTTAGTGAAGAAGTTGATAAAGTTGAGATTTTGTACACCAAGTTCGTGTCTTTGATTAAGTCAAGTCCAGTGATTCAGACATTGCTTCCGATATCAGCGAAAGGAGATGTTTGTGATGCTAATGGGATTTGTGTTGATGCGAGTGAAGATGAGTTTTTCAGGTTGACGACGAAAGAAGGGAAATTGACCGTAGAGCGGGATAGGTTGGGAGTTAGTGGCACGGGGTTATTGCCTAATATGCAATTCGAGCAAGATCCGGTTCAGATTCTTGACGCTATGATGCCTCTTTATCTAAATAGTCAGATTTTGAAGGCATTGCAGGAGTCATTGGCCAGTGAGCTTGCTGCAAGGATGAATGCAATGAGTAACGCAACCGAAAATGCAATTGAGTTGAAAAAAGAgctttcaaataaatataataggGAACGGCAGGCTAAGATTACCAATGAAATATTGGAAATTGTTGCTGGAGCAGAGGCAATGTTGTAG